In one window of Haloimpatiens sp. FM7315 DNA:
- a CDS encoding M3 family oligoendopeptidase, which translates to MKFKDYKYERPDMEKVKEDFKGLIENLKDAKDFSEAEDVFKKINDLRYEVETMAELVGIRNSINTVDEFYEKEKEFMDENMPLYEGVISEYYKALISSKFKEQLAEKYGEQLFRLAKMQLKTFKMEIVEDLQRENKLVTEYDKLKASAKIMFEGEERNLSELEPFMQSKDRAMRKRAYEASTNFYVENEEKFDEIYDELVKVRDKMAKKLGYKNFVELGYLRMMRSDYDAKMVANYRKQVLKYMVPVSEELKKRQAKRLDLNELKYYDEPLKFLTGNAVPKGDSDWIVNNGKTMYKELSPETNEFFNFMIDHELMDLVSKKGKAGGGYCTYIGKYKSPFIFSNFNGTSGDVDVLTHEAGHAFQVYTSRNYEIPEYAFPTSEAAEIHSMSMEFFTWPWMKLFFKEDERKYKFYHLGSALNFVPYGVTVDEFQHFVYENPEATPKERKSAWREIEKKYLPSRDYEDNDFLNRGGFWFKQSHIFQMPFYYIDYTLAQVCALQFWVKANENRKEAWSDYLRLCKEGGSKSFLELLQIANLKNPFEDGCIKSVIDPAKAWLDGVDDTKL; encoded by the coding sequence ATGAAATTTAAAGATTATAAATATGAAAGACCAGATATGGAGAAGGTTAAAGAAGATTTTAAGGGCTTAATAGAAAATTTAAAAGATGCCAAGGATTTTTCTGAAGCAGAGGATGTTTTTAAAAAAATAAATGATTTAAGATATGAAGTTGAAACTATGGCCGAACTTGTTGGAATCAGAAACTCCATAAACACCGTAGATGAGTTTTATGAAAAAGAAAAGGAATTTATGGATGAAAATATGCCTTTATATGAGGGAGTTATATCAGAGTATTATAAGGCTTTAATAAGTTCTAAATTTAAAGAACAACTAGCAGAGAAATATGGAGAGCAGCTTTTTAGATTGGCAAAAATGCAGTTGAAGACTTTTAAAATGGAAATTGTAGAGGATCTTCAAAGGGAAAATAAATTAGTTACAGAATATGATAAACTTAAAGCATCAGCTAAGATAATGTTTGAAGGGGAAGAAAGAAATTTATCAGAATTAGAACCTTTTATGCAGTCAAAAGACAGAGCTATGAGAAAAAGAGCTTATGAGGCTTCAACTAATTTTTATGTGGAAAATGAAGAGAAATTTGATGAGATATACGATGAGTTAGTTAAAGTTAGAGATAAAATGGCTAAAAAGCTTGGCTATAAAAATTTTGTTGAACTTGGCTACTTAAGAATGATGAGATCAGATTATGATGCAAAAATGGTAGCAAATTATAGGAAACAAGTTTTAAAATACATGGTTCCAGTATCTGAAGAATTAAAAAAGAGACAAGCTAAAAGATTAGATCTTAATGAACTTAAATACTACGATGAACCATTAAAATTTTTAACGGGAAATGCAGTTCCAAAGGGAGATTCAGATTGGATAGTAAATAACGGAAAAACTATGTATAAAGAACTTTCTCCTGAAACTAACGAGTTTTTTAATTTTATGATAGACCATGAACTTATGGATTTAGTTAGCAAAAAGGGAAAAGCAGGTGGAGGATATTGTACTTATATAGGTAAATACAAATCTCCATTTATATTCTCAAACTTTAATGGAACTTCTGGAGATGTAGATGTACTTACTCATGAAGCTGGTCATGCATTTCAGGTATATACAAGTAGAAATTATGAAATACCAGAGTATGCTTTTCCTACTTCTGAAGCTGCAGAAATACACTCTATGAGTATGGAATTTTTCACATGGCCTTGGATGAAGTTGTTCTTTAAAGAAGATGAGCGTAAATACAAATTTTATCATTTGGGCAGTGCTTTGAATTTTGTTCCTTATGGTGTTACAGTAGATGAATTTCAACATTTTGTATATGAAAATCCGGAAGCTACACCAAAGGAGAGAAAATCAGCTTGGAGAGAGATTGAAAAGAAATACTTACCTAGTAGGGATTATGAAGACAATGATTTCTTAAATAGAGGTGGATTTTGGTTTAAACAAAGTCATATATTCCAAATGCCTTTCTATTATATAGATTACACTTTAGCTCAGGTTTGTGCTTTACAATTTTGGGTTAAAGCTAATGAAAATAGAAAAGAAGCTTGGAGTGATTATTTAAGACTATGTAAAGAGGGTGGAAGTAAAAGCTTCTTAGAACTTCTACAAATTGCAAATTTAAAAAATCCTTTTGAAGATGGATGCATAAAAAGCGTTATAGATCCAGCCAAAGCTTGGTTAGACGGGGTAGATGACACTAAACTGTAA
- a CDS encoding haloacid dehalogenase-like hydrolase: MNKREILDSIKNSEGRIIVSEIIGMAMSLFYGVSNAELSCAFGSDILLLNMFDIDNPSFFDIKVDKKEDIISEIKMLTGRLIGVNLEPVDSSNYTFSKLNSISKGRLATKENAKKLKDMGADFIFLTGNPNTGVTNKEIIKSLSSIKEEVKDSIILVAGKMHSSGIDSEGNQNILTKKDILEFSKSGADIILLPAPGTVPGITLDYAKEIIDYCHSLNLLTITSIGTSQEGADESTLKNIALMCKMAGTDLHHLGDSGYTGICIPENIMHYSIAIRGKRHTYMRMARSINR; encoded by the coding sequence ATGAATAAAAGAGAAATTTTAGATTCTATTAAAAATAGCGAGGGTAGGATTATTGTTTCAGAAATAATTGGAATGGCAATGTCCTTATTTTACGGTGTTAGTAATGCAGAACTTTCCTGCGCTTTTGGTAGCGATATACTTCTTTTAAATATGTTTGACATAGATAATCCTAGTTTTTTTGATATTAAAGTAGATAAAAAAGAGGATATTATAAGCGAAATAAAAATGTTAACAGGAAGGCTTATAGGGGTTAACTTAGAACCTGTAGACAGTAGTAATTATACCTTTTCCAAACTTAATTCCATTTCAAAAGGAAGACTTGCTACGAAGGAAAATGCAAAAAAACTAAAAGACATGGGAGCAGATTTTATTTTTCTTACTGGAAACCCTAATACCGGTGTTACAAATAAAGAAATAATAAAAAGTCTATCCTCTATAAAAGAAGAAGTTAAAGATAGTATTATACTAGTTGCAGGTAAAATGCATTCTTCCGGAATAGATAGTGAAGGTAATCAAAATATATTAACTAAAAAAGACATATTAGAGTTTAGTAAAAGTGGTGCTGATATAATTCTTCTACCTGCTCCTGGAACAGTTCCCGGCATAACTTTAGATTATGCTAAAGAAATCATTGATTATTGTCATAGTCTTAATTTATTAACCATTACTTCCATTGGAACTTCTCAAGAAGGAGCAGATGAAAGCACACTAAAAAATATAGCTTTAATGTGCAAAATGGCAGGTACTGATCTTCACCATTTAGGGGACTCAGGTTACACTGGTATTTGCATTCCAGAAAATATAATGCATTACAGCATAGCTATAAGAGGAAAAAGACATACTTATATGAGGATGGCAAGGTCTATAAATAGATAA
- the nagE gene encoding N-acetylglucosamine-specific PTS transporter subunit IIBC, with protein sequence MASNYNNKILSSLQKLGKALMTPVAVLPAAGLLLRLGQQDVLNLPWMAQAGDAIFANLPLIFAIGIAVGLADENNGISGLAAAVGYFVLTKVSLTFNDKIDMGVLAGIIVGVLAAHLYNKYKTIKLPDFLGFFGGKRFIPIITSIYSLLLGILTGYVWPHIQGWISILGNSIASSGSVGAFFYGLLNRLLIPFGLHHVINPIIWLQCGDFTNAAGKVFHGDLTRFFQGDPTAGTFMTGFFPIMMFGLPAACIAMIVAAKKENKKAVTGMLLGVAFTSFLTGVTEPIEFLFMFLSPLLYVIHSILTAISLAVTAMFGIKSGFTFSAGAIDLGLNWGISTKPLLLLLVGLIFSLIYFFVFLFLIKKLNIPTPGREDNEEISTLSGLNNKELENKASKILQAIGGKDNISSIDACITRIRLISKDPSKVNEIELKKLGATGIMKMGSNNYQIIVGTVADPLVTYIKDLMK encoded by the coding sequence ATGGCTAGTAACTATAATAACAAAATATTGTCAAGTCTACAAAAGCTTGGAAAGGCATTAATGACACCAGTTGCTGTTCTTCCTGCTGCAGGCTTACTTCTAAGGCTTGGGCAACAAGATGTGTTAAACTTACCATGGATGGCACAAGCTGGAGATGCTATATTTGCTAACTTACCACTTATATTTGCTATAGGTATTGCTGTTGGATTAGCTGATGAGAATAACGGTATTTCAGGTTTAGCTGCTGCAGTTGGTTACTTTGTTTTAACAAAAGTTTCCTTAACTTTCAATGATAAAATTGACATGGGAGTACTTGCTGGAATCATTGTAGGTGTATTAGCTGCTCACTTATATAATAAATACAAGACTATAAAACTTCCTGATTTCTTGGGATTTTTTGGAGGTAAACGTTTTATTCCAATTATAACTTCTATTTATTCACTATTACTTGGTATTTTAACAGGCTATGTATGGCCTCATATTCAAGGGTGGATAAGTATACTAGGTAACTCAATTGCTTCTTCTGGCTCTGTTGGCGCATTCTTTTATGGATTATTAAATAGACTTTTGATTCCATTTGGCCTACATCATGTTATTAACCCTATCATTTGGCTTCAATGCGGTGATTTTACAAACGCAGCAGGTAAAGTATTCCACGGAGATCTTACAAGATTTTTCCAAGGAGACCCAACTGCTGGGACTTTTATGACAGGTTTCTTCCCAATTATGATGTTTGGTCTTCCTGCAGCTTGTATTGCAATGATAGTAGCTGCTAAAAAAGAAAATAAGAAAGCAGTTACTGGTATGCTACTTGGGGTTGCTTTTACTTCTTTTCTAACTGGTGTAACTGAACCTATAGAATTTTTATTTATGTTCTTATCACCACTACTTTACGTTATTCACAGTATTTTAACCGCAATTTCACTTGCAGTTACTGCAATGTTTGGTATAAAATCAGGCTTTACTTTTTCAGCTGGTGCAATAGATCTTGGCTTAAACTGGGGTATTTCAACTAAACCTCTACTTCTATTATTAGTAGGTTTGATTTTCAGCTTAATTTATTTCTTCGTATTCTTATTTTTAATAAAAAAATTAAATATTCCTACTCCAGGCAGAGAAGATAATGAAGAAATTTCAACTTTATCTGGTCTTAATAACAAAGAACTAGAAAACAAAGCTTCTAAAATATTACAAGCAATAGGTGGAAAAGATAACATCTCTTCAATAGATGCCTGCATTACTAGAATTAGATTAATATCTAAAGATCCATCAAAAGTAAATGAAATTGAACTTAAAAAATTAGGAGCTACTGGTATTATGAAAATGGGTTCAAATAACTATCAGATAATTGTAGGAACTGTGGCTGACCCATTAGTAACTTATATTAAAGACTTAATGAAATAA
- a CDS encoding PTS glucose transporter subunit IIA, whose translation MLEFIKKNYKLVSPADGKTLELSKVKDKVFSDKLAGDGIAIELQGDIIYSPVDGKLNVIFPTNHAFVITNKAGAEILVHIGIDTVLLKGEGFLRLKEEGENVKIGDPIMKIDKKLIEGKGFSTMTILLVTNLDKFKILSYIVDKEVKAYKDVVLKFSKR comes from the coding sequence ATGTTAGAATTCATTAAAAAAAACTATAAATTAGTATCACCAGCAGATGGGAAGACATTAGAATTGTCAAAAGTTAAAGATAAGGTGTTTTCGGATAAATTAGCAGGGGATGGCATAGCTATAGAATTACAAGGAGACATAATTTATTCTCCTGTAGATGGAAAATTAAACGTTATATTTCCAACAAATCATGCTTTTGTAATTACTAATAAAGCTGGAGCTGAGATATTAGTTCACATAGGTATAGATACAGTTTTATTAAAAGGTGAAGGGTTTCTTAGGCTAAAAGAAGAAGGAGAAAATGTTAAGATAGGGGATCCTATTATGAAAATAGATAAAAAACTAATAGAGGGAAAGGGCTTTTCCACAATGACAATTCTTCTTGTTACTAATTTGGATAAATTTAAAATTCTGTCTTATATTGTAGATAAAGAAGTTAAAGCATATAAAGATGTGGTTTTAAAATTCAGTAAAAGGTAA
- a CDS encoding PRD domain-containing protein, translating into MGNYIIKKILNNNAVIATKDDVEVILTGKAIGFDLKKDSIIPNYRINSVFVKASSTNEDYTSILNSIDKNILGISEEIIYMCEEKLKVKLNKAIHISLPDHISFAITRLKQNIKIENPFLKDLAILYPKEYELASKAVSLVNNRLGIRFPDGEIGFICLHINAAIHSQNVNESISYTKKINETITLISKLLKRDFDKNSMEYVRTVTHLKFMLERTLSGKPIKNPLLNSIKKEFYHEFDTGIKIALKIESLFNVRVSEDEIGYIALHLKRLCEI; encoded by the coding sequence ATGGGCAATTATATTATTAAAAAAATTTTAAACAACAACGCAGTTATAGCCACAAAAGATGATGTAGAAGTCATCTTAACCGGAAAAGCCATAGGCTTTGACTTAAAAAAAGACTCAATAATACCTAATTATAGAATAAATAGTGTATTTGTAAAAGCTTCAAGTACTAATGAAGATTATACTAGTATATTAAATTCAATAGACAAAAATATTCTAGGCATATCCGAGGAAATAATCTACATGTGCGAAGAAAAATTAAAGGTAAAATTAAATAAAGCCATACATATCTCACTTCCAGACCATATTAGTTTTGCAATAACACGTTTAAAACAAAATATAAAAATAGAAAACCCTTTTTTAAAAGATCTGGCTATATTATATCCTAAAGAATACGAATTAGCCTCTAAGGCAGTTTCTCTAGTTAACAATCGACTTGGAATAAGATTTCCTGATGGTGAAATCGGTTTTATCTGTCTTCACATAAATGCTGCTATACATTCCCAAAATGTCAATGAGTCCATATCTTATACAAAAAAGATAAATGAAACAATAACTCTTATTTCCAAATTATTAAAAAGAGATTTTGACAAAAACAGCATGGAATACGTGAGAACTGTAACCCATTTAAAGTTTATGTTAGAAAGAACCCTAAGTGGCAAACCAATTAAAAACCCATTACTAAATAGCATTAAAAAAGAATTTTACCACGAGTTTGATACAGGTATTAAAATAGCATTGAAAATTGAATCCTTATTTAATGTACGAGTTTCCGAAGATGAAATTGGTTATATTGCCTTACATTTAAAAAGGCTTTGTGAAATTTAG
- the rbr gene encoding rubrerythrin: MNSLKGSKTSENLLKSFAGESQARNRYTYYASVAKKEGYVQIANIFIETADNEKEHAKRFIKFLKEDFKHEGIEITATYPITLDNTKENLLAAAEGENEEWSELYVEFSRVAKEEGFTEIANVFKNIASVEKHHEERFRKLLSNIENNKVFEKDEDILWKCENCGYIYEGKKAPKLCPACAHPQSYFEMLCDNF, from the coding sequence ATGAATTCATTAAAGGGAAGTAAAACTTCTGAGAACTTACTAAAATCTTTTGCAGGAGAGTCTCAGGCAAGAAACAGATATACTTATTATGCATCTGTTGCAAAGAAAGAAGGATATGTTCAAATTGCAAATATATTTATAGAAACTGCGGACAATGAAAAAGAACATGCTAAGAGATTTATTAAGTTTTTAAAAGAGGACTTTAAGCACGAGGGTATTGAGATTACAGCAACATATCCTATAACCTTAGATAATACTAAGGAAAATTTACTTGCGGCAGCTGAGGGTGAAAATGAAGAATGGTCAGAATTATACGTTGAGTTTTCAAGAGTTGCAAAAGAAGAAGGTTTTACAGAAATAGCTAATGTATTTAAAAATATCGCTTCTGTTGAAAAACATCATGAAGAGAGATTTAGAAAATTATTATCAAATATTGAAAATAATAAAGTTTTTGAAAAAGATGAAGATATTCTATGGAAATGTGAAAATTGTGGATATATTTATGAAGGAAAAAAAGCTCCTAAATTATGTCCTGCTTGTGCCCACCCTCAAAGTTATTTTGAGATGTTATGTGATAATTTCTAA
- the lepB gene encoding signal peptidase I, producing the protein MKKIFKEWIVPIAAAVIIAIFINTFLFFFINVPTGSMYPTIKPGDKIGVTKVYNRDKLQRGDIVVFYSNELGSMLIKRLIGIPGDKVDISEDGTVYINGAKQEESYVVQDGGNTGVSFKVPEGKFLFLGDNRGNSLDARYWNNKYIDSKDIKGKAHFILLPFSRIGKLK; encoded by the coding sequence ATGAAAAAAATTTTTAAGGAATGGATTGTTCCTATAGCTGCTGCAGTAATAATAGCTATTTTTATAAATACATTTTTATTCTTTTTTATAAACGTTCCAACAGGATCCATGTATCCTACTATAAAACCTGGGGATAAAATTGGAGTTACAAAGGTCTACAATAGAGATAAGTTGCAAAGGGGAGATATTGTAGTATTTTATTCTAATGAATTAGGATCTATGCTTATAAAAAGACTTATAGGAATACCAGGAGATAAAGTTGACATATCAGAGGATGGTACTGTTTATATAAATGGCGCTAAACAGGAGGAATCTTACGTGGTTCAAGATGGTGGAAATACTGGCGTATCATTTAAGGTACCTGAGGGCAAATTCTTATTTTTAGGGGATAATAGAGGAAATTCTTTAGATGCTCGTTATTGGAATAACAAGTATATAGATTCTAAGGATATAAAGGGAAAAGCCCATTTTATATTGTTACCATTTAGTAGAATCGGAAAATTAAAATAA